From Syntrophorhabdales bacterium:
TCGTTGCAACGGTATTCGAATATAGGCATTGATCCTCCTGATTTAATCAGTGTCCGCAGCCGCCCTGTCCCTGGGCGTGTCCGCCGCACGCGTGCTGCAGAGTGAGTTCGGGTAACTTATGCTCCTTGAGCAGATCCAGGTTCTGTTGTACCGTCTCTGCCGCGGCGCGGTAGACCTTGACGCCTTCAGCATTGAGCCTGTTGATCGCCCCCGCTCCGATTCCGCCGACCACCACGGCATCGGGCTTCAGCCCGCCTATAGCCTGGATCGGATTGCACGCACCGTGCACATGGTTGAGGTCGCGGTTGTTGACTGTCTCCGTTTTGGAGATCTCGGTGTCTACCACGATAAATGCGGGGGCAGATCCGAAATGACCATACACCACACTTTTGACTCCATCGTCTTTTTCAACTGCAAAACATACTTTCATCTGTTACCTCCTCAATTCACGTTTATTTCGATGAGATCCTATCGATGATCTCACATTATGCATCAAAAAGCGTGTAGCAAATCTGTGTCTCTTTTTTTGTTGCTTTGAGAACTTCCATATGCCTGAGTGCCGCGAATTCTCTCTTGAACTCCTGTTCAGTCAGATGGACGTCGTGCATAATCTCTTCGGCGCTAGCCTCACCCTTTTCCTTGATCAGAGCAACGATACGGCACTGCACACGCGTCAGCACAGAAAACTTGTCCTGTCCCTGCAGGGAGGATCGGGATGTATAGACGGCCCACGGATCGCACGCTTTCGGGGGAGACAAGATGTTCATATAACAGTCTTCGCAATAGGTCCTCCCCATGTGTTGGTAGCTTTGCTCCTCATCTATCTTTTTACCGCATGCTTCGCATAGCCGCGATGTGCCCATCACGTTTCTCCCGCTCTTCACGGCGCCAGCATCCGTCTACGATCATGCCTGCCTCTATTCCATCCATCGCACGAATGCTTCTAATCTATCTCTCGGTGATGTGAACCTGTTGATGGAACTTTCCCAATCGGGATGTCCCAGTGCTACCCCTATGACCACGCTCTTCTCTTCCGGTACGTTCAACTCATCTTTCACGTCGTCCTCGTACGCGGCAATCAGTCCGATGGGGCACGTCCACACGCCAGAGGCGTGGGCCGCCAGCACGAGATATCAGAGCACTGCCCCTATATCGACGAGCCGGGCTTTCGAGAACGCGTTGTCGAGGCAGATAATAATGGCTACCGGTGCACCGTAAAAGCTGCAGCTTCCTTCATTGATGAATCGATTGAAGTCGCGCCTCATCTCATCAAGGTACAGCTTCATGCCTTCGAACGACTCCGTACCTCTTGCGGCAAATAT
This genomic window contains:
- a CDS encoding NifB/NifX family molybdenum-iron cluster-binding protein, whose amino-acid sequence is MKVCFAVEKDDGVKSVVYGHFGSAPAFIVVDTEISKTETVNNRDLNHVHGACNPIQAIGGLKPDAVVVGGIGAGAINRLNAEGVKVYRAAAETVQQNLDLLKEHKLPELTLQHACGGHAQGQGGCGH